Proteins from a single region of Streptomyces sp. TN58:
- a CDS encoding LysR family transcriptional regulator, which translates to MDLDTAQVRAFVRAAEELHFGRAAGRLGITQQGLSKRISRLETLLGTQLFRRDGNGVRLTEAGRRFLPPARQTLTAADAAVAAATGPDRPLHVDVWGHLYAPMRTLAQIAGQAGELVPGHGRDLPSVTDALLRGDIDAAFGRIHPPLHPGLVHRLVRLEPVDAVLSAAHPLAAEAELRPDQLRGSVMWAPGTLDRLDFLHRFAERFDIPDRATSVNLGLAHFLTEVAQDPNRFSLLPADVPLPPVPGLRSVPLVNPTPLYAWSLLWRTGNGHPGLKSLTSACAEQARQRRWLEYAPARDWLPDPPGDASGALG; encoded by the coding sequence GTGGATCTCGACACGGCGCAGGTGCGCGCCTTCGTGCGCGCCGCCGAGGAACTGCACTTCGGCCGGGCGGCGGGAAGGCTCGGCATCACCCAACAGGGCCTGTCCAAACGCATCTCGCGACTCGAAACCCTCCTCGGAACGCAGCTGTTCCGCCGTGACGGCAACGGCGTGCGCCTCACGGAAGCCGGGCGGCGTTTCCTGCCGCCCGCCCGCCAGACCCTGACCGCCGCCGACGCGGCGGTCGCAGCGGCCACAGGCCCGGACCGCCCGCTGCACGTGGACGTCTGGGGGCACCTCTACGCGCCGATGCGGACCCTGGCCCAGATCGCGGGGCAGGCCGGGGAGCTGGTGCCGGGGCACGGGCGGGATCTGCCGTCGGTCACGGACGCCCTGCTGCGCGGCGACATCGACGCGGCCTTCGGCCGGATCCACCCGCCTCTGCACCCCGGACTGGTGCACCGGCTCGTCCGCCTCGAACCGGTGGACGCCGTACTGAGCGCCGCACATCCGCTCGCGGCCGAGGCGGAGCTCCGCCCCGACCAGTTGCGCGGCAGCGTGATGTGGGCACCGGGCACCCTGGACCGGCTCGACTTCCTCCACCGGTTCGCCGAGCGGTTCGACATCCCGGACAGGGCCACGAGCGTCAACCTGGGCCTTGCCCACTTCCTCACCGAAGTGGCACAGGACCCGAACCGCTTCTCGCTGCTTCCCGCCGACGTGCCCCTGCCGCCGGTCCCCGGGCTGCGCTCCGTCCCCCTCGTCAACCCCACGCCGCTGTACGCCTGGTCATTGCTGTGGCGCACCGGAAACGGACACCCGGGCCTGAAGAGCCTCACCTCGGCCTGCGCGGAACAGGCGCGGCAACGGCGCTGGCTGGAATACGCCCCGGCGCGCGACTGGCTGCCCGACCCGCCGGGAGACGCGAGCGGGGCGCTCGGCTGA